In Rattus norvegicus strain BN/NHsdMcwi chromosome 3, GRCr8, whole genome shotgun sequence, a genomic segment contains:
- the Ssb gene encoding lupus La protein homolog isoform X4: MAENGDNEKMAALEAKICHQIEYYFGDFNLPRDKFLKEQIKLDEGWVPLETMIKFNRLNRLTTDFNVIVQALSKSKANLMEVSADKTKIRRSPSRPLPEVTDEYKNDVKNRSVYIKGFPTDATLDDIKEWLDDKGQILNIQMRRTLHKTFKGSIFAVFDSIQSAKKFVDTPGQKYKDTNLLILFKEDYFAKKNEERKQSKVEAKLKAKQEHEGRHKPGSTETRALEGKMGCLLKFSGDLDDQTCREDLHFLFSNHGEIKWIDFVRGAKEGIILFKEKAKDALEKARSANNGNLLLRNKKVTWKVLEGHAEKDAMKKITDDQQESLNKWKSKGGHARRFKGRGKGNRPAYAGAPKGRGQFQGRRTRFDDDDHRRGPVKRGRDGRDREEPASKHKKRENGARDK, translated from the exons ATGGCTGAAAATGGAGATAACGAAAAAATGGCTGCTCTGGAGGCCAAAATCTGTCATCAAATTGAG TATTATTTTGGAGACTTCAATTTGCCACGAGAcaagtttttaaaagaacagaTCAAATTGGATGAAGGCTGGGTACCTTTGGAAACAATGATAAAATTCAACAG GCTAAACCGACTGACAACAGACTTTAATGTAATCGTGCAAGCATTGAGCAAATCTAAGGCAAATCTCATGGAAGTGAGTGCAGACAAAACTAAAATTAGAAGATCACCAAGCAGACCACTCCCTGAAGTGACGGATGAGTATAAGAATGATGTGAAAAATAGATCTGTTTATATT AAAGGCTTCCCAACTGATGCCACCCTTGATGATATAAAAGAATGGCTAGATGATAAAGGCCAAATACTGAATATTCAGATGAGAAGAACATTGCACAAAACATTTAAG GGGTCAATATTTGCTGTGTTTGATAGTATTCAGTCTGCAAAGAAGTTTGTGGACACCCCCGGCCAGAAGTACAAAGACACTAATCTGCTAATACTCTTCAA GGAAGATtactttgcaaaaaaaaatgaagaaagaaagcagagcaaAGTGGAAGCTAAATTAAAAGCTAAACA AGAACATGAAGGACGACACAAACCAGGAAGTACTGAAACA AGAGCTCTAGAAGGAAAAATGGGATGCTTACTGAAGTTTTCAGGTGACTTGGATGACCAGACCTGTAGAGAAGATTTACACTTCCTTTTCTCAAATCATGGTGAAATAAAATGGATTGACTTTGTCAGAGGAGCAAAAGAG GGAATAATTCTCTTCAAAGAAAAGGCTAAGGACGCACTTGAGAAAGCCAGAAGTGCAAATAATGGTAACCTACTGTTAAGGAACAAAAAAGTGACTTGGAAAGTACTAGAAGGACATGCAGAAAAAGAtgcaatgaaaaaaatcacagatgatCAACAAGAATCTCTGAACAAATGGAAGTCAAAAGGAGGTCATg CTCGCAGATttaaaggaagagggaaaggtaATAGACCTGCTTATGCTGGGGCACCCAAAGGAAGAGGACAGTTTCAAGGAAGGAGGACAAgatttgatgatgatgatcatcGTCGTG GACCAGTGAAAAGAGGAAGAGacggaagagacagagaagaacccGCATCAAAGCATAAGAAAAGAGAGAATGGTGCTAGAGACAAGTAG
- the Ssb gene encoding lupus La protein homolog isoform X2, with amino-acid sequence MAENGDNEKMAALEAKICHQIEYYFGDFNLPRDKFLKEQIKLDEGWVPLETMIKFNRLNRLTTDFNVIVQALSKSKANLMEVSADKTKIRRSPSRPLPEVTDEYKNDVKNRSVYIKGFPTDATLDDIKEWLDDKGQILNIQMRRTLHKTFKGSIFAVFDSIQSAKKFVDTPGQKYKDTNLLILFKEDYFAKKNEERKQSKVEAKLKAKQEHEGRHKPGSTETRALEGKMGCLLKFSGDLDDQTCREDLHFLFSNHGEIKWIDFVRGAKEGIILFKEKAKDALEKARSANNGNLLLRNKKVTWKVLEGHAEKDAMKKITDDQQESLNKWKSKGGHARRFKGSHVFTAARRFKGRGKGNRPAYAGAPKGRGQFQGRRTRFDDDDHRRGPVKRGRDGRDREEPASKHKKRENGARDK; translated from the exons ATGGCTGAAAATGGAGATAACGAAAAAATGGCTGCTCTGGAGGCCAAAATCTGTCATCAAATTGAG TATTATTTTGGAGACTTCAATTTGCCACGAGAcaagtttttaaaagaacagaTCAAATTGGATGAAGGCTGGGTACCTTTGGAAACAATGATAAAATTCAACAG GCTAAACCGACTGACAACAGACTTTAATGTAATCGTGCAAGCATTGAGCAAATCTAAGGCAAATCTCATGGAAGTGAGTGCAGACAAAACTAAAATTAGAAGATCACCAAGCAGACCACTCCCTGAAGTGACGGATGAGTATAAGAATGATGTGAAAAATAGATCTGTTTATATT AAAGGCTTCCCAACTGATGCCACCCTTGATGATATAAAAGAATGGCTAGATGATAAAGGCCAAATACTGAATATTCAGATGAGAAGAACATTGCACAAAACATTTAAG GGGTCAATATTTGCTGTGTTTGATAGTATTCAGTCTGCAAAGAAGTTTGTGGACACCCCCGGCCAGAAGTACAAAGACACTAATCTGCTAATACTCTTCAA GGAAGATtactttgcaaaaaaaaatgaagaaagaaagcagagcaaAGTGGAAGCTAAATTAAAAGCTAAACA AGAACATGAAGGACGACACAAACCAGGAAGTACTGAAACA AGAGCTCTAGAAGGAAAAATGGGATGCTTACTGAAGTTTTCAGGTGACTTGGATGACCAGACCTGTAGAGAAGATTTACACTTCCTTTTCTCAAATCATGGTGAAATAAAATGGATTGACTTTGTCAGAGGAGCAAAAGAG GGAATAATTCTCTTCAAAGAAAAGGCTAAGGACGCACTTGAGAAAGCCAGAAGTGCAAATAATGGTAACCTACTGTTAAGGAACAAAAAAGTGACTTGGAAAGTACTAGAAGGACATGCAGAAAAAGAtgcaatgaaaaaaatcacagatgatCAACAAGAATCTCTGAACAAATGGAAGTCAAAAGGAGGTCATg CCCGCAGATTTAAAGGAAGTCATGTTTTTACAGCAGCTCGCAGATttaaaggaagagggaaaggtaATAGACCTGCTTATGCTGGGGCACCCAAAGGAAGAGGACAGTTTCAAGGAAGGAGGACAAgatttgatgatgatgatcatcGTCGTG GACCAGTGAAAAGAGGAAGAGacggaagagacagagaagaacccGCATCAAAGCATAAGAAAAGAGAGAATGGTGCTAGAGACAAGTAG
- the Ssb gene encoding lupus La protein homolog isoform X3, whose translation MAENGDNEKMAALEAKICHQIEYYFGDFNLPRDKFLKEQIKLDEGWVPLETMIKFNRLNRLTTDFNVIVQALSKSKANLMEVSADKTKIRRSPSRPLPEVTDEYKNDVKNRSVYIKGFPTDATLDDIKEWLDDKGQILNIQMRRTLHKTFKGSIFAVFDSIQSAKKFVDTPGQKYKDTNLLILFKEDYFAKKNEERKQSKVEAKLKAKQEHEGRHKPGSTETRALEGKMGCLLKFSGDLDDQTCREDLHFLFSNHGEIKWIDFVRGAKEGIILFKEKAKDALEKARSANNGNLLLRNKKVTWKVLEGHAEKDAMKKITDDQQESLNKWKSKGGHAARRFKGRGKGNRPAYAGAPKGRGQFQGRRTRFDDDDHRRGPVKRGRDGRDREEPASKHKKRENGARDK comes from the exons ATGGCTGAAAATGGAGATAACGAAAAAATGGCTGCTCTGGAGGCCAAAATCTGTCATCAAATTGAG TATTATTTTGGAGACTTCAATTTGCCACGAGAcaagtttttaaaagaacagaTCAAATTGGATGAAGGCTGGGTACCTTTGGAAACAATGATAAAATTCAACAG GCTAAACCGACTGACAACAGACTTTAATGTAATCGTGCAAGCATTGAGCAAATCTAAGGCAAATCTCATGGAAGTGAGTGCAGACAAAACTAAAATTAGAAGATCACCAAGCAGACCACTCCCTGAAGTGACGGATGAGTATAAGAATGATGTGAAAAATAGATCTGTTTATATT AAAGGCTTCCCAACTGATGCCACCCTTGATGATATAAAAGAATGGCTAGATGATAAAGGCCAAATACTGAATATTCAGATGAGAAGAACATTGCACAAAACATTTAAG GGGTCAATATTTGCTGTGTTTGATAGTATTCAGTCTGCAAAGAAGTTTGTGGACACCCCCGGCCAGAAGTACAAAGACACTAATCTGCTAATACTCTTCAA GGAAGATtactttgcaaaaaaaaatgaagaaagaaagcagagcaaAGTGGAAGCTAAATTAAAAGCTAAACA AGAACATGAAGGACGACACAAACCAGGAAGTACTGAAACA AGAGCTCTAGAAGGAAAAATGGGATGCTTACTGAAGTTTTCAGGTGACTTGGATGACCAGACCTGTAGAGAAGATTTACACTTCCTTTTCTCAAATCATGGTGAAATAAAATGGATTGACTTTGTCAGAGGAGCAAAAGAG GGAATAATTCTCTTCAAAGAAAAGGCTAAGGACGCACTTGAGAAAGCCAGAAGTGCAAATAATGGTAACCTACTGTTAAGGAACAAAAAAGTGACTTGGAAAGTACTAGAAGGACATGCAGAAAAAGAtgcaatgaaaaaaatcacagatgatCAACAAGAATCTCTGAACAAATGGAAGTCAAAAGGAGGTCATg CAGCTCGCAGATttaaaggaagagggaaaggtaATAGACCTGCTTATGCTGGGGCACCCAAAGGAAGAGGACAGTTTCAAGGAAGGAGGACAAgatttgatgatgatgatcatcGTCGTG GACCAGTGAAAAGAGGAAGAGacggaagagacagagaagaacccGCATCAAAGCATAAGAAAAGAGAGAATGGTGCTAGAGACAAGTAG
- the Ssb gene encoding lupus La protein homolog has translation MAENGDNEKMAALEAKICHQIEYYFGDFNLPRDKFLKEQIKLDEGWVPLETMIKFNRLNRLTTDFNVIVQALSKSKANLMEVSADKTKIRRSPSRPLPEVTDEYKNDVKNRSVYIKGFPTDATLDDIKEWLDDKGQILNIQMRRTLHKTFKGSIFAVFDSIQSAKKFVDTPGQKYKDTNLLILFKEDYFAKKNEERKQSKVEAKLKAKQEHEGRHKPGSTETRALEGKMGCLLKFSGDLDDQTCREDLHFLFSNHGEIKWIDFVRGAKEGIILFKEKAKDALEKARSANNGNLLLRNKKVTWKVLEGHAEKDAMKKITDDQQESLNKWKSKGGHAARRFKGSHVFTAARRFKGRGKGNRPAYAGAPKGRGQFQGRRTRFDDDDHRRGPVKRGRDGRDREEPASKHKKRENGARDK, from the exons ATGGCTGAAAATGGAGATAACGAAAAAATGGCTGCTCTGGAGGCCAAAATCTGTCATCAAATTGAG TATTATTTTGGAGACTTCAATTTGCCACGAGAcaagtttttaaaagaacagaTCAAATTGGATGAAGGCTGGGTACCTTTGGAAACAATGATAAAATTCAACAG GCTAAACCGACTGACAACAGACTTTAATGTAATCGTGCAAGCATTGAGCAAATCTAAGGCAAATCTCATGGAAGTGAGTGCAGACAAAACTAAAATTAGAAGATCACCAAGCAGACCACTCCCTGAAGTGACGGATGAGTATAAGAATGATGTGAAAAATAGATCTGTTTATATT AAAGGCTTCCCAACTGATGCCACCCTTGATGATATAAAAGAATGGCTAGATGATAAAGGCCAAATACTGAATATTCAGATGAGAAGAACATTGCACAAAACATTTAAG GGGTCAATATTTGCTGTGTTTGATAGTATTCAGTCTGCAAAGAAGTTTGTGGACACCCCCGGCCAGAAGTACAAAGACACTAATCTGCTAATACTCTTCAA GGAAGATtactttgcaaaaaaaaatgaagaaagaaagcagagcaaAGTGGAAGCTAAATTAAAAGCTAAACA AGAACATGAAGGACGACACAAACCAGGAAGTACTGAAACA AGAGCTCTAGAAGGAAAAATGGGATGCTTACTGAAGTTTTCAGGTGACTTGGATGACCAGACCTGTAGAGAAGATTTACACTTCCTTTTCTCAAATCATGGTGAAATAAAATGGATTGACTTTGTCAGAGGAGCAAAAGAG GGAATAATTCTCTTCAAAGAAAAGGCTAAGGACGCACTTGAGAAAGCCAGAAGTGCAAATAATGGTAACCTACTGTTAAGGAACAAAAAAGTGACTTGGAAAGTACTAGAAGGACATGCAGAAAAAGAtgcaatgaaaaaaatcacagatgatCAACAAGAATCTCTGAACAAATGGAAGTCAAAAGGAGGTCATg CAGCCCGCAGATTTAAAGGAAGTCATGTTTTTACAGCAGCTCGCAGATttaaaggaagagggaaaggtaATAGACCTGCTTATGCTGGGGCACCCAAAGGAAGAGGACAGTTTCAAGGAAGGAGGACAAgatttgatgatgatgatcatcGTCGTG GACCAGTGAAAAGAGGAAGAGacggaagagacagagaagaacccGCATCAAAGCATAAGAAAAGAGAGAATGGTGCTAGAGACAAGTAG
- the Ssb gene encoding lupus La protein homolog isoform X1 → MAENGDNEKMAALEAKICHQIEYYFGDFNLPRDKFLKEQIKLDEGWVPLETMIKFNRLNRLTTDFNVIVQALSKSKANLMEVSADKTKIRRSPSRPLPEVTDEYKNDVKNRSVYIKGFPTDATLDDIKEWLDDKGQILNIQMRRTLHKTFKGSIFAVFDSIQSAKKFVDTPGQKYKDTNLLILFKEDYFAKKNEERKQSKVEAKLKAKQEHEGRHKPGSTETRALEGKMGCLLKFSGDLDDQTCREDLHFLFSNHGEIKWIDFVRGAKEGIILFKEKAKDALEKARSANNGNLLLRNKKVTWKVLEGHAEKDAMKKITDDQQESLNKWKSKGGHVLSHLFTAARRFKGSHVFTAARRFKGRGKGNRPAYAGAPKGRGQFQGRRTRFDDDDHRRGPVKRGRDGRDREEPASKHKKRENGARDK, encoded by the exons ATGGCTGAAAATGGAGATAACGAAAAAATGGCTGCTCTGGAGGCCAAAATCTGTCATCAAATTGAG TATTATTTTGGAGACTTCAATTTGCCACGAGAcaagtttttaaaagaacagaTCAAATTGGATGAAGGCTGGGTACCTTTGGAAACAATGATAAAATTCAACAG GCTAAACCGACTGACAACAGACTTTAATGTAATCGTGCAAGCATTGAGCAAATCTAAGGCAAATCTCATGGAAGTGAGTGCAGACAAAACTAAAATTAGAAGATCACCAAGCAGACCACTCCCTGAAGTGACGGATGAGTATAAGAATGATGTGAAAAATAGATCTGTTTATATT AAAGGCTTCCCAACTGATGCCACCCTTGATGATATAAAAGAATGGCTAGATGATAAAGGCCAAATACTGAATATTCAGATGAGAAGAACATTGCACAAAACATTTAAG GGGTCAATATTTGCTGTGTTTGATAGTATTCAGTCTGCAAAGAAGTTTGTGGACACCCCCGGCCAGAAGTACAAAGACACTAATCTGCTAATACTCTTCAA GGAAGATtactttgcaaaaaaaaatgaagaaagaaagcagagcaaAGTGGAAGCTAAATTAAAAGCTAAACA AGAACATGAAGGACGACACAAACCAGGAAGTACTGAAACA AGAGCTCTAGAAGGAAAAATGGGATGCTTACTGAAGTTTTCAGGTGACTTGGATGACCAGACCTGTAGAGAAGATTTACACTTCCTTTTCTCAAATCATGGTGAAATAAAATGGATTGACTTTGTCAGAGGAGCAAAAGAG GGAATAATTCTCTTCAAAGAAAAGGCTAAGGACGCACTTGAGAAAGCCAGAAGTGCAAATAATGGTAACCTACTGTTAAGGAACAAAAAAGTGACTTGGAAAGTACTAGAAGGACATGCAGAAAAAGAtgcaatgaaaaaaatcacagatgatCAACAAGAATCTCTGAACAAATGGAAGTCAAAAGGAGGTCATg ttctaaGTCATCTTTTTACAGCAGCCCGCAGATTTAAAGGAAGTCATGTTTTTACAGCAGCTCGCAGATttaaaggaagagggaaaggtaATAGACCTGCTTATGCTGGGGCACCCAAAGGAAGAGGACAGTTTCAAGGAAGGAGGACAAgatttgatgatgatgatcatcGTCGTG GACCAGTGAAAAGAGGAAGAGacggaagagacagagaagaacccGCATCAAAGCATAAGAAAAGAGAGAATGGTGCTAGAGACAAGTAG